A part of Jiangella alba genomic DNA contains:
- a CDS encoding dihydrodipicolinate synthase family protein, translated as MTHTVHGLVPILATPFLPDGALDRPGLRRLVEFQLASGVDGVAVFGMASEGFALTLEERQQILHDVRDVIGTAVPVVAGVNGTSSVTALEQAAEAATAGADTLMVLPPFMVKPGPDQLVEFYGRIGEFAVSAGTEVMVQDAPGVTGVAMSPSLIVELSKLDGVTSVKVEAPPTVPKVGAVADAVADEGAGFAVLGGQNSQFVLDEYARGSIGTMPACEFPDLLAPILASWNAGERAEARAAFARLLPLIVHGLQQGIAWAVHKEVLVRRGIIEHTAVRLPAKPLDAGGRALLDEILTALDL; from the coding sequence ATGACCCACACCGTCCACGGCCTGGTCCCGATCCTGGCCACCCCCTTCCTTCCCGACGGCGCCCTGGACCGGCCGGGCCTGCGCCGGCTGGTCGAGTTCCAGCTGGCCTCCGGCGTCGACGGCGTCGCGGTGTTCGGGATGGCCAGCGAGGGATTCGCGCTGACGCTGGAGGAGCGCCAGCAGATCCTGCACGACGTCCGCGACGTCATCGGGACCGCCGTCCCCGTCGTCGCCGGGGTGAACGGGACGTCGTCGGTGACGGCGCTGGAGCAGGCCGCCGAGGCGGCGACGGCCGGCGCCGACACGCTCATGGTGCTGCCGCCGTTCATGGTGAAGCCGGGGCCGGACCAGCTGGTCGAGTTCTACGGCCGCATCGGCGAGTTCGCCGTCTCCGCCGGCACCGAGGTCATGGTGCAGGACGCGCCCGGCGTCACCGGCGTCGCGATGTCGCCGTCGCTGATCGTCGAGCTGAGCAAGCTCGACGGCGTCACGTCGGTCAAGGTCGAGGCGCCGCCCACGGTGCCCAAGGTCGGCGCCGTCGCCGACGCCGTCGCCGACGAGGGGGCCGGGTTCGCCGTCCTGGGCGGCCAGAACTCGCAGTTCGTGCTCGACGAGTACGCGCGCGGGTCGATCGGCACCATGCCGGCCTGCGAGTTCCCCGACCTGCTCGCGCCGATCCTGGCGTCCTGGAACGCCGGCGAGCGGGCCGAGGCGCGGGCGGCGTTCGCCCGGCTGCTGCCTCTGATCGTGCACGGCCTGCAGCAGGGCATCGCGTGGGCGGTGCACAAGGAGGTGCTGGTGCGCCGCGGCATCATCGAGCACACGGCCGTCCGGCTGCCGGCCAAGCCGCTGGACGCGGGTGGCCGGGCGCTGCTGGATGAGATCCTGACCGCGTTGGACCTGTGA
- a CDS encoding DUF624 domain-containing protein: MADIEVGGRFGRLYGYLDWPVRLAALNLLWLLGVLAGLVLFGLAPATAALYAVLRGYLLGRSPRLWHDFWATWRASLRSSQLVLGLPIVTVWVVVFYLLLARSTPFAAGMAVLAAGYLATLLQLPAVVAHLDLPAVRSWQVAAEVAWRRPLATLAVAVLVAGLAVGGWLTTPAAVPLFFPALPALLATLTVQRALEPPSPAR; the protein is encoded by the coding sequence ATGGCGGACATCGAGGTCGGCGGGCGGTTCGGCCGGCTGTACGGGTACCTCGACTGGCCCGTGCGGCTGGCCGCCCTCAACCTGCTGTGGCTGCTCGGCGTGCTGGCCGGGCTGGTGCTGTTCGGGCTGGCCCCGGCCACGGCCGCGCTGTACGCCGTCCTGCGGGGCTACCTGCTGGGCCGCTCGCCGCGGCTGTGGCACGACTTCTGGGCCACGTGGCGCGCGTCGCTGCGCTCGTCGCAGCTGGTGCTCGGCCTGCCCATCGTCACCGTCTGGGTGGTGGTGTTCTACCTGCTACTGGCGCGGTCGACGCCGTTCGCGGCGGGCATGGCGGTGCTGGCGGCCGGCTACCTGGCGACGCTGCTGCAGTTGCCCGCCGTCGTGGCCCACCTCGACCTCCCCGCCGTGCGGTCGTGGCAGGTCGCGGCGGAGGTGGCTTGGCGGCGGCCGCTGGCCACGCTGGCCGTCGCCGTCCTCGTCGCGGGGCTGGCGGTCGGCGGCTGGCTCACGACGCCGGCCGCCGTCCCGCTGTTCTTCCCCGCCCTGCCCGCGCTGCTGGCGACGCTCACCGTCCAGCGCGCGCTCGAACCGCCGTCGCCAGCTCGCTGA
- a CDS encoding IclR family transcriptional regulator: MASEQSTNQSVEKAASVLAAFLDGRALRVSDVAKYAGLGQSTASRLLATLESLEYVERDPASNLYRLGPALLTLAGVAINQHPVHREARQAAQLLAGTLGLGVNVAVRHGSSLFYLCNFEGRLAPKSFTLMGQRNPLHATGIGKCLLLALTPAQRRELVPDLHRYTPRTICDHDELDTALDLVALRGYATEVEELALGRSCVAAPVLDQSGEIVAALSISGPLSALGLADGDPELASTVIEVADSISVGLGYLGPRHAPAERH; this comes from the coding sequence GTGGCGTCGGAGCAGAGCACGAACCAGAGCGTCGAGAAGGCGGCGAGTGTTCTTGCCGCCTTCCTCGACGGGCGTGCGCTGCGGGTCTCCGACGTCGCGAAGTACGCCGGGCTGGGTCAGTCGACGGCGTCGCGGCTGCTGGCCACGCTGGAGTCGCTGGAGTACGTCGAGCGTGACCCGGCCAGCAACCTGTACCGGCTCGGCCCGGCCCTGCTCACGCTGGCCGGTGTCGCGATCAACCAGCATCCGGTGCACCGCGAGGCCCGGCAGGCGGCACAGCTGCTGGCCGGAACGCTGGGCCTCGGCGTCAACGTGGCGGTCCGGCACGGGTCGTCGCTGTTCTACCTGTGCAACTTCGAGGGCCGGCTGGCGCCGAAGTCGTTCACGCTGATGGGGCAGCGCAACCCGCTGCACGCCACCGGCATCGGCAAGTGCCTGTTGCTCGCCCTCACCCCGGCCCAGCGCCGCGAGCTGGTTCCCGACCTGCACCGCTACACGCCACGCACGATCTGCGACCACGACGAGCTCGACACCGCGCTCGACCTGGTCGCGCTTCGCGGCTACGCCACCGAGGTCGAGGAACTGGCGCTGGGACGCTCCTGCGTCGCGGCCCCGGTGCTCGACCAGTCCGGCGAGATCGTCGCCGCGCTCTCGATCTCCGGCCCGCTCTCCGCGCTGGGACTCGCCGACGGCGATCCCGAGCTGGCCAGCACCGTCATCGAAGTGGCCGACTCGATCAGCGTCGGCCTCGGCTATCTCGGTCCCCGGCACGCGCCGGCGGAGCGGCACTGA
- a CDS encoding mandelate racemase/muconate lactonizing enzyme family protein, which translates to MVIRDVETFILKVAADDAYLGTLRDGSEIGPGYSVREPWRSLYSDRFETLLVKVTADDGTAGWGEALAPVAPEVPGSIVDLLLAPVLRGMDATRPRPAWSRLRDLMRERGHLAGHQADALAAVDIALWDLAGKLAGRPVADLLGGAFRDELPVYVSGLPRPSDAARAWLARDWANRGATAVKLHLGYGVDADLATVDAVRSAAPALRVAVDAHWAYSFTEALRLAAGLAERSGWFLEAPLAPEDLAGHVELAGRSPVPIAAGESLRHRYEFRQWLDAGAVAIAQPDVGRTGITEAMVIAELAAARHVPVAPHHSTGQAVALAAGLHVAAAVELLTAFEYQPLSTEVGQRIVRTPLATGPARIPLPTGPGLGVDVDEEAIRVIAEESRTV; encoded by the coding sequence ATGGTGATTCGTGATGTGGAGACCTTCATCCTGAAGGTCGCCGCCGACGATGCCTATCTGGGGACGCTGCGCGACGGCAGCGAGATCGGCCCCGGCTACTCCGTGCGCGAGCCGTGGCGCAGCCTCTACTCCGACCGGTTCGAGACGCTGCTGGTCAAGGTGACGGCCGACGACGGCACCGCCGGCTGGGGCGAGGCGCTGGCGCCGGTGGCCCCCGAGGTGCCCGGTTCGATCGTCGACCTGCTGCTCGCGCCGGTCCTGCGGGGCATGGACGCGACCCGGCCGCGGCCCGCCTGGTCCCGGCTGCGCGACCTCATGCGCGAGCGGGGCCACCTCGCCGGGCACCAGGCCGACGCGCTGGCCGCCGTCGACATCGCGCTGTGGGACCTCGCCGGGAAGCTGGCCGGGCGCCCCGTCGCCGACCTGCTCGGCGGCGCGTTCCGCGACGAGCTGCCGGTGTACGTCTCGGGGCTGCCGCGCCCGTCCGATGCCGCCCGCGCCTGGCTGGCCCGCGACTGGGCGAACCGCGGCGCCACCGCGGTGAAGCTGCACCTCGGGTACGGCGTCGACGCCGACCTCGCCACCGTCGACGCGGTCCGCAGTGCCGCGCCGGCGCTGCGGGTGGCCGTCGACGCGCACTGGGCCTATTCCTTCACCGAGGCGCTGCGGCTGGCCGCAGGACTGGCCGAGCGGTCCGGCTGGTTCCTGGAGGCGCCGCTGGCGCCGGAGGACCTCGCCGGGCACGTCGAACTGGCCGGCCGGTCCCCGGTGCCGATCGCGGCCGGCGAGTCGCTGCGGCACCGCTACGAGTTCCGGCAGTGGCTCGACGCCGGCGCCGTGGCGATCGCCCAGCCCGACGTGGGCCGCACCGGCATCACCGAGGCCATGGTGATCGCCGAGCTGGCCGCCGCCCGGCACGTCCCGGTCGCGCCGCACCACTCCACCGGCCAGGCCGTGGCGCTGGCCGCCGGCCTGCACGTCGCCGCGGCCGTCGAGCTGCTGACGGCGTTCGAGTACCAGCCGCTGTCCACCGAGGTCGGGCAGCGGATCGTGCGCACGCCGCTGGCCACCGGCCCGGCCCGCATCCCCCTGCCCACCGGCCCCGGTCTCGGGGTCGACGTCGACGAAGAAGCCATCCGCGTGATCGCCGAGGAGAGTCGAACCGTATGA